ATCAGTCAATGGTTTCCGTTCCCTTGCGTAGTCGAGCCGTTCTTCACTGGTATAGATAATTCCTTCAGCCAGGTTGATCGTTCTTCCAACTCGCCTGAGGGAATCGGGTTTCCCGGTCCAAGTTCCTACATAGATGATTCTAGGATCGGCAATAAGCCATTCAAAATCGATTTCACTAAGTCCTAAGACTTTATCTTCATGGTAAGTGAACAACCCGACCACTGCCCCTACCTGGGGCTGGGATTTTCGAGGATCAGGAACTTTTAGCCGTGCGGAGTAAGTCCCAAAATGAGTGAAATCTTTGGAGATCAACTCAGGACCTTTGCCAGGCCCTGCTTTTTCTCTTGGATGAAGTTTGAAGGAAAGTCCTTTGTTTTCTTCATCAAACACTTCTCCGATTTTCCATTTGAATTTGGAGGTTTTTCCTGTTGATCCATACTTGAAATGGATCAATTCATCGGAGTCAAATTCCTCCCGAAATCCCTCTTGTTGAGGAAAGTCCATGGCGATCAAAAAGCTCATTAAAAGGAGAAAACCTAGGGACTTGTTTTTCATGGATGAATAAGGTGATCAGGTAAAGCAAAGGCTACATAGGCATCTCCACTCGGAGTGCCTTTTCCACCTCCGCAAGCGATGACTAGAAATTGTTTACCGTTTTTTTCATAAACCGCCGGCGTAGCATGTCCAGCAGCTGGTAATTTGGCT
Above is a window of Algoriphagus sanaruensis DNA encoding:
- a CDS encoding glycoside hydrolase family 16 protein, with the protein product MKNKSLGFLLLMSFLIAMDFPQQEGFREEFDSDELIHFKYGSTGKTSKFKWKIGEVFDEENKGLSFKLHPREKAGPGKGPELISKDFTHFGTYSARLKVPDPRKSQPQVGAVVGLFTYHEDKVLGLSEIDFEWLIADPRIIYVGTWTGKPDSLRRVGRTINLAEGIIYTSEERLDYARERKPLTDTSPQTIEAIPDFDASSQFHTYGFDWNEERVRWWMIHPVSADTLILWDYQGENGIPQHPSKYRINFWHTANWGVETKPEATEAPKRRYELQVDWMEYRPKVGF